TTAAAAACACCAGCACCTCTCCACCCTCGTTTTCCGTggattttcccctccttttctctgcctgcGGACCACAGGTGGCCCCAGAGGTTCAGAGAATTGGGACCTCAGGTACCCTTTGGTCTCAGGTATCCTAGGACCCCCAAGTAGCTCCTTTCCTCATACCTGCGGCTCGGATATACTGGGCCCCCCGGCCTGGCTCACTCTCCACGTTGTTGACAAGGGTCCCCACAGGCAAGGCCCCAAGAGGATGTGCGTCCCCTTCCCGAGCAGCAACTAAAAGACAAAATTTCATCAGCCCCAGACCCCTTGCAGCCTCCAAGCCCATACACATCTGGCAGCCGTCTCTCACCTGCCATTCGGCCTATGTGGTCAGAGTTCAGGATGACATCTCCAGCCTGCATGTTTTCTGTGGCAACGATCCAGCGTTTCCGGCTGCCCCCAGCAACCAGAGCTATGTCTGCTGATCTGTTTGGGGTGAGGGACATATGAGCAGACCATCTAGGCAGACCTACATCTGAAAACCCATAGAACAGTCATACAGCTATACCACCATCATCTTACATCCCAAACTTGCCTACAGGGATCATAGCGGACCACGATGACCTTCTCCTCAAACGGTCCTGGCTTCGTTTCCAACTCAGGCCGGAAGCGCAGAAAGTCAATCATGCGATAACGCTGCTTGTGGCCCCCACCAATACCATGCACTTGGATTCGGCCTGTGGTCAGGAAAGTGCAGAGACATGACTCAAGTCAGATGAATCAGCTCCCagcaataagaataggcccatcCTGTGCAGAAAGCAGTACTGCCTAACATTATGACACAagtggaaaataatatatttgcacAACACACTTGGTAAAGGGGGGTGGGGAAATACCTACACAGAGTTTGGTAAAAACTTAATTATAGGATATTGAAGTTATATAAAACCTCCAGACAAAATCTCTACAAATTACTGAATTCAGTAAGTTTACTGAGAATGATGGAAATAGTGCTCAGCTGTTGAAATTTCTGAAGGATGTGAGGAATGTACACTTCATGTGTATATCTGGTTTTCTTCAACTATCTAAATGGTCTTTAGGAGCACAGAATACCTTTCTGTTGCTTTGTATTCTACTCTCTGGTTCTTACACACACACTACATGCAGAAGGAGtccaataaattctttttttttttttttaaagattttatttatttgtcagagagagggagagagagtgagcacaggcagacagagaggcaggcagaggcagaggcagagggagaaggcggctccctgccgagcaaggagcccgatgtgggacctgatcatgacctgagccgaaggcagctgcttaaccaactgagccacccaggcgtcccccaataaatgctttttaattaCATTCCTCTACCTGTCAAGAAATAGATCTGGGATCCTAACATGTTTTTCCCCTTTAATGCGTAAAtcctctcgctcttgctctcacCTGTGTGGTTTCGGCCCCCAGACTTCCTCATCTTCACTGGTGTAATGGTGTACTTGGTACGACTCTTCCAGGACACAATATTCGCACTAAGGGCCACGGAGGTAAGCAGTGGGCGGCCAGGGAGCAACACTGAGGAAGAGGGCAGCTGGAGAAGGGTAGACCTTGTCACCTAGAGATAAACAGAAATCTCTATGACTTGAAAGGTAACCGAAGGAGAAGCACCAGAGAACCAAGGGTGAAGGTAAAAACCCAGCAGCCTACTTCCTTCTAGGAATGTCCCAGACCCGCTATCCAAAAACTCCACCCTTCACTGCTTGCACACATACAAGGCTGGAATGTTTATCTAGGTATATGTGTGTTGATTACCTCTCCTCATTTGATCCTCTAACCTCTGAAGTATTTCTTCAATGGAATGTTCTTTCCTTGGGGCACCTTCCAAATTTCGCTCAAAACTCTCCTTCTCTGGGTAACTCTTCCTTCTTTAAACAACTTCCTTTTCCAGAGCTGCTAACTTTCACACATTTGTATGCCATCAGCACCCATGCCTGTGCCCCTCTGCATTATGTTTCTGGGAGTTTTCCAGGTGTGAATGTAGGGGAGGGATCATTTCTGTCTTGTTCCTTGCTGTATTCACAGCATTTTAGAGGAGGTtgctttcattttgaattttaagtATGCATCTGCCAAACTCTACCATCATCCAGAAAGGTCCAGAGGAACAAGACTTACACTTTTTTTCTGTGACTCACCAATCACCCCCTAGGGACACTGAAGGACACCTTTACCTTAGGCTACTAATCTTGTTATTTTGGGCTGCATTCTCTAATCTCAGCAATGACTCATCTTCAGTAGTTAATTAAGagcccaggctttttttttttttttttttaagattgtatttatttattagagagagaaagagcacaagcagggggaatagcaggcagagtgagagggagaagctggcttcccgctgagcagagagcccaacagggggcctggatctcaggaccctgggatcatgatgggagctgaaggcagacacttaaccaactgagccacccaagcaccccaacagCTCAGGTTTTGAAGCCAGACTGTTTATAGCTTCAATACCAggtatatggggcacctgggtggctcagtcggttgagcgtctgcctttggcttcagtcatgatcccagggtcctgagattcagccccatgttgggctctctgctgagcaagaagccagcttctccctctttctctgatcCTCCTTCCCACTTGTGCTGCCTcgaattaaaaaatcttaaaacaaaacaagaaattatttaggggtgcctgggtggctcagtgggttaaagcctctgcctttggctcaggtcatgatcccaggttccagggattgagccccatgtcgggctctctgctgagcggggagcctacttcttcctctctctctctctctctgcctgcctctctgtctacttgtgatctctgtctgtcaaataaataaataaataaatcttaaaaaaaaagaaattattaaaaaacaaacaaacaaacttgggtGTATGACCTTGGACTGCTGATGAGTTTTCTCATGTAAAATGGTAATGGTAATCTTATATAGGGGTTGAAAGGACATTGAAAGGGGTTaaattgacattaaaaaaaatattttatttatttatttgacagacagagatcacaagtaggcagagagggagacagagaagaggaagcgggctccctgctgagcagaaggggctcgatcccaggaccctgggatcatgacctgagcggaaggcaaaggctttaacccactgagccacccagcgcccctaaattgacatttaaaatgtCAATTACTTATGCTTGGCTTCAGGGCTAATCCTTATAACTCAGCTGCTGCCTGTAGTGTCTTCTGGAAAACTACTTCAAGGGtgattttgttacattttaacaaaattttaaaatcaccttTTGCTACACCTATTCTTTCCATGTGCAGCCAACTTTCAAAAATTACCAGTTTGGTGAAAGGCAGATTAGATCATCAGGAACCAGAATActagtgatttctctcttttttttttttatttatcagaggggggggggagactcagacagaatggcagacagaggcagaggtagaagcaggctacctgccgagcaaagagccggatgtgggactcgatccaaggacgctgggatcatgacccgagccgaaggtagctgcttaaccaactgagccacccaggcgttcctacTAATGATTTCTcatcttgactttttaaaaaatcctaatatGAAGTGAATTTGACTTGGAAGGCAAATAGCTATCAAGGAAGCAATTTGCTATTGTTACAGAGTTATCTGTACTTTCTTTGTTTAATCGAAAAAACTGTAGAAATGTATGCAAAGAATTTAAGACAAGAGTACTGGATGATTTGTCATAGgcttttcccttcatttctcttcGAGCAGCAGGAAAAGAGTTTTTCTATATTCCCTCCGCTTTACCtgtaacattttgttttctactgTTAATTATATTGTGTATTTATAGTTCTATGCTTACTGTTGTGCATATACTGGCAATGAAACTGTACATAACATCACCTGaaagaagtgggaaaaaaaaggaggggcgggggcgcctggagggctcagttggttaaatgtctgccttcagctcaggtcatgatcccggtcccagaatcgagccccgcattgggctctccgcgcAGTGgtgagtctgcatctccctctgcctctgtgatccctcttcctctgtgactGCTTtcgctctctctgaaataaataaaaccttaaaaataaataaaatgtcatgatagttgtctttaaaaaaaggagctGATTTACTTAAAATGTCAATTACTTATGATTGGCGTATGACTGGGACTCAATGTCGGTTATTACTGAAACCTGTACAGTGACCCGTAAAATACTTTCACTTCCAGTATCTCGTCTGAGGAAACCAGCGACCCTGTGGGACAGCAACACTTGCAGAAGAGAAAGCTGAGGCTGAGAGACCCAGTCCTGATCAGACTCACTTCCTCCGCCTCCCATCCCAGGATGCCCTCTCCGGCGGCCCGAACACAAACAGCCTCATTTCCAGATAGGGTGCATTACCTGGGCGGCCGGGAGCAGGCTGGGCCCGAGGGCAGCGACGGCTGGGGGCGTCAGGCTCAAGGAGCCCAGAGCGCGAGTCAGTACCCTCAGAGCCATGAGGGTACCCAAGCTCCGCCGGAGTTAGCACAGCACCATTACTCTGAGCCACGCCGACGGGCGTCTCTAGATGACGCTAACAAATCCCGGTGCCGTCGCTTTCTCCTGACGTAAGGAGGTGGGCAGAGAACTCCAGACCAAGGTGGACGCAGACCTCCTTTCCTCCTTGCGCGTGGTCAAAGCCAATCCTCCTGCAGCCCTTAGGTCGCGTGACTGGGGAGCTGGCCCCGCCCCTCGGAGCCGTCAAAACAATTGCCTCGAGCGGCAGCCATGATGGATTTAAAGGGGCAGTACCGGCAAGGGAGGCAGCCAGAGCGACAGACTGCGGGTGAGTCTTTGAGGGTACTTTGGGGCTTAGCGTTGAGGTCCCACTACCTCTTTTCCGCATTCCGGGACAGATGGACAAAGCCCCACCTGCCGACTTCACTCAACTCCAGACAAGCCGAAAAACCCCGCCCCCCGCGAGTCTTCCCGCCCCTCGGCGTCCAGAAGGACAGACAGAcggcctgccccgccccctgcgctACCGACCGACTCATTGACCTCGGCGTTCTCCGGCTCCTGGGTACTCGCCCGAGACGCGGAGCTCAGCGGTGCCCCCGCACCTCCCCCCATCGCTCCCGCCCGTCTCACTCTGTCCCCACCCTGGGCCCCAGGGCAGGTCGACAGCCGGGAACAGTCCTCGATCGCATGCCCAAGCTGGGAGACCGCGTTTCCCTGTGACCCTACAGCCGCTCAGAAGACGTGCTGTTCTTTCCTGCATCATCAGGCGTCTGAGAGGCACCCTAAGGTGACTCCTCTCAGAGCCTGTTAGTAGGTGGTCATGACAGAGACAAAGCCATGAAAGTGAATGGGTCAGGAGTGACCAGGTCTGCCTCCTCACCCTTTCTCAGACACGCCCCTTGCCGCAGATCTCAGATCAAGTCTCATTCCCTTCTTGGGGAGAAAAGAGCTCCCTGTGGCCTGGGATGGGAGGTTGGCTTCCTGAAGGAAGAGGGACACTGGTCGCCTTTGAAGGCCTGaagtagagagagggagggtgttTGTCCTGAGTAGGGCTCTGTGCCAGGTCCTCTGGGTGGCTGTGAAGTGGTgagagaaggggtgggagggctgAACTTCTGGACTTTGGGCAGGGCAGTTCCTTGCGAGTACCTGGCTACTGAAAGAGTTTCTTCCGGGCTTTGGCCTGAGTGCCACAGGTGAGGATTGTGCTCCATATACCGGTAAGAATACTGGAAAGGTGAGAAACGAGGCTCTTTGGAGGGAGTAGGAAGAGAGCCTGACATCTGGGGAAGTATAGGTTGAAGGCCTAGTGGGGAAAGAAGCAGAGTTTCCTAGGTTGGGAGATGCTGGCCTTGGCTCCGAGGCTGACGCATTCTGAACACCTTGAGCTTTCTGGGGCCCTCTCATCTGGGTCCTGCAATGAAggctcctttcttcttcccctcttccccatAACTTTGAATCCTGTACCTTTCCTATTTTCTGAAACCTCTGCACcgttttctttttatctcctgTCTGCTttaaccctgttttttttttttttttttttaagattttatttatttatttgacagagagagatcacaagtaggcagagaggcaggcagagagagaggaagggaagcaggctccccgccaagcagagagcccgatgcggggctcgatcccaggaccctgagatcatgacctgagccgaaggcagtggcttaacccattgagccacccaggcgccccaaccctgtttctttttcagtgttttccagACAACCTCTATGTTCCCTGTAGTGCTGTCTCTCCTCTGATTGCTTTTCCTATTCCTGACCCACGCTCTCTttccaacaacttttttttttaagattttatttatttgggagcctgggtagctcagtgggttaagctgctgctttcggctcaggtcatgatctcagggtcctgagatcgagttacgcatagggctctctgctcggtggggagcctgcttcctcctctctctctctgcctgtctctctgcctacttgtgatctctctctctgtcaaataaataaataaataatcttaaaaaaaaagattttatttatttgacagagagagagagatcacaagtaggcagagaggtaggcagagagatgtaGGGAAagaaggttccccgctgagcagagagcccgacgcggggctcaatcccaggaccctgggatcatgacctgagccgaaggtatacactttaacccactgagccacccaggcgcccctccaacaACTTTTCTGTTTTCGTCCTGTGTTCTAAATCCGATTGCTAGATCTCAGCACTTTTGTTCCttcaataatcttttttttgttcaagtcaattcctctccctctctctttcccacaaCCTTAGCTTTGCATTTAGTGTCGTAGGTTCCCTCCCcactggttccctctctctctagttAAACCAGAAGGTCATCCATACTCTCTCTTGTCCCTTCCCTTGGGTCCTTACCACCCTTTAACCAAGGTGCTGAGCCTCTCTTTCTTATCTTTACCCCCGCTGAACTCTGTTGTTTCTCCTCAGCCCAGGCAAGGTCCCCCTGGCCAAGATGTCAGGCCTGGTGTTGGGGCAGCGGGATGAGCCTGCAGGGCACCGGCTCAGTCAGGAGGAGATTCTGGGAAGCACTCGGCTGGTGAGCCAAGGGCTGGAGGCCCTACACAGTGAACATCAGGCTGTCCTGCAGAGTCTATCCCATACCATTGAGTGTCTGCAGCAGGGAGGCCATGAAGAAGGACTGGTGCATGAGAAGGCCCGGCAGCTGCGACGTTCCATGGAAAACATCGAGCTGGGACTGAGTGAGGCCCAGGTGAGAGGAAGGAAGTGATACCAAGTGGCCCTTCGAGGAGCATTTGTCCGATTGGAGTTTTGGGGTCATTTAGGATTGCCTGGTCCTAGATGCATTCATTCATGTAGTAAATATGTATTAAGCCcctgctttgtgccaggcacaAGTCTTCTGGGCACTGGAGAAATATCACTGAatgcaataatcaaaaatctttGCCATCTCAGAGCTTGCATTCTAGCTGCAGGAGGCAAACAATACACAAATGAGGAAAGGACTCTGTATGTCAAAGAGTGATACTTGTGAAGgaaaagggataaaaatataaCAGAAGGTGACTAGTGGGTACAGAAAGAGGATACAACTTTAGATATGATGGTCAAAAAAAGTCTTACtgaaaggtgacatttgagccaaGATTTGAAGATGAGGGAGTGAGTCCTACACTAAATGGGGGACGAGCATCTACAGCAGAGTGGGTAGTACCTACAAAGGCCCGGAACTGGAGCATTCCCGGTGAGGCCAGTGAGGGACCAGTATGGCTGCAGTAAGAACGGGTGAGGTGAAGCAAAATAGGAAATGAAGTGCAAGGGCGCCAGGCGGGCTCTGTCATGGAGTGtgagacttttgatcttggggttgtgagttcgagccccacatcggggagagggattacttaaaaatcaaaaatcttaaaagaaaggaaggaagagaaagaatgaaggaaaagaaaaaagaaggagaaagagagaaaatgaagtgtAAGGTGTAGCAAGGTTAAGAGCCAAGGGGACAGATCATGTGGAACTCGTGGTTCATCACAAGGATGTTGCTTTTACTTTGAATGAGATGAAAGTTATTGGAATACCTGGAGCAGAGGAGTGATGTGGTCTGTCTTAACATGTTACAAGGACTAGCTGGCTGCTGGGTTGAGAACAGACTCTAAGGAAAAAGGACCAAAACAGAGGCCAGTGAGGAGGTGGTAGTAGTCACCCAGGTGGGAAGTGATGGTGAACTGGCCTAGGGTGGTGGCTCTGAAGGTGGTGAAAAATTGGATTCAGGGTGTATTTTGAAGGTAGCACTCTTGCTGCCCAACCCCGCCTCCTGGCCCCTGCCAGTCTTGCTGCCTCCCCGTAGGCTCCGCTCCCACTTAATCCCGGAACACTCTAGTCCAGAGTCAGGCGCTCATGGGATGTGCCCACCTAGGTGATGCTGGCTTTGGCCAGCCACCTGAGCACAGTGGAGTCGGAGAAACAGAAGCTGCGGGCCCAGGTACGGAGGCTGTGTCAGGAGAACCAGTGGCTCCGGGATGAGCTGGCAGGCACCCAGCAGCGGCTCCAGCGCAGCGAACAGGCTGTGGCCCAgctggaggaggaaaagaagcacCTGGAGTTCCTGGGCCAGCTGCGCCAGTATGATGAGGATGGGCACACTGCGGTAAGCGTGCGCCAGCAAGGCTGACTATGGGGGTAGCTGGGAGTCGCCAGTCGTGGGGGGACAGCTAGGAGTCACCAGAGACATGGGGGCAACTGGTCATGAGCAGCAGGGACCGGCCTTGCTGCATGACCTGCCCCCACCTGGCCGAATGCAGGTCCTGACACCAACTCCAGAGAGGAGCACGGCTGAAACAGTCTTAACTCCTTCGGTCTGCACGTAGTTCCGTGACAGCTGTGTATGTTGGGCACTGCGCACTCTGCTGGGGGGTGCAGCAGTGACCGAGGCAGACAGAGTTCCTGTTTCCCCAGTTAGAGgttttggggttgggggagacacATAAGCACCCGGGCAATTCCAGCCCAGAATCCTACATGCTCCAACGCGGGAAAGCATAGCACAGTCGACCAAGACCCTCCTAAAATTTGCTCTCAAGATGTATGAAGTGTAAACCTCACTCAACAGTCAGGTGTTTATCTCTCTGCTATAGGCAGTGcgagaggctgtgtgtgggggAGATGTAAAGAACTACAAGAGAGAGTTCCTGTCCTCTCAAGCTCCTAATGGAGCTGCAGGGCCAAGGCTTACACATGAGGACACGTGTGTGATGACACAATGTCGTCAACACGATGTGACACTTCAGATGCTCAGGGCTGGATGAGTGGTTCAGTAATGGGAGGAATCCAGGATCGATTTGGGGGGACTGGAATGGCCTGAGAAGGATTTGCAGATGAGGTCGTACACAGGGGTGGGGTAAGATTTGGGctggatttttttcattgtacAGGTTAGGAGTTGGGCTGGATTTTGATGGATGATGAAGGGGGAAAGGAGGAGCTTTCTAGGCTGGGGGTGGCAATGTGTCAATAGATAAGGCTCCAGGGCTGGAGAGCTGATCTCTCCCAGGAAAAGTGGGATGATTTGCACTGGACGCATTGACAAGGCTGGGTGGGAGGCTTGGAGGTGTTTCTGCAAGGTTGATGTGCTTGTGGCACAAAGCAAATTTCCCCATGTGGAAGTAGGTGAGACAGTGAGGGCTGGGCACTGAGTCGAGAGGGAGTGGTGGCAGATCATGGGGAGGAGGCTGAGCTAGACGCTTTGGGTACTCTTTGGGTACGTGTCAATAAGATCAGACACTCCCTGCCCTCAGGAAAGATAAGACAGACATATAATCAGTGTAAACACACAGGGATCAGCACTGGGCTATAATTACAAGAACTGagcggggtggggaggtgtgGAGGCTAGAGAATGAGGGTGCTTAGGAAGTTCTCAATGTGAAAGAAGGATATTTACAAACAAGAGCGGGCTGAGATTGGTGGACAGATGCTAGTCTTCCCAGTGGCAGGGACATGAACAAGAGTCTTCCGCCACCTGTCAGTGATTTCATGCTTTAGAGAGGCC
This genomic interval from Neovison vison isolate M4711 chromosome 1, ASM_NN_V1, whole genome shotgun sequence contains the following:
- the MRPL2 gene encoding 39S ribosomal protein L2, mitochondrial; the protein is MALRVLTRALGSLSLTPPAVAALGPSLLPAAQVTRSTLLQLPSSSVLLPGRPLLTSVALSANIVSWKSRTKYTITPVKMRKSGGRNHTGRIQVHGIGGGHKQRYRMIDFLRFRPELETKPGPFEEKVIVVRYDPCRSADIALVAGGSRKRWIVATENMQAGDVILNSDHIGRMAVAAREGDAHPLGALPVGTLVNNVESEPGRGAQYIRAAGTCGVLLRKVNGTAIIQLPSKRQMQVLETCIATVGRVSNVDHNKRVIGKAGRNRWLGKRPSSGLWHRKGGWAGRKIRPLPPMKSYVKLPSAAAQS